In one Aeromicrobium erythreum genomic region, the following are encoded:
- the pknB gene encoding Stk1 family PASTA domain-containing Ser/Thr kinase — protein sequence MTVTRDDALVGRVLDGRYRVAERIARGGMASVFLGHDERLDRPVAVKVMHAGLGDDEEFSQRFEREARAAAKLNHRGVVAVFDQGRDGDITYLVMEYVPGRTLRDVMREEAPMRPLRALRLLADVLTALSAAHRAHLVHRDVKPENVLITPDGEVKVADFGLARAVSAATTATGGTLIGTVSYLAPEIVVNEGADARSDVYACGALLYEMLTGVKPHTGESPIQVAYKHVHEDVAPPSLLRPELPPYVDALVARATVRDRTQRSQDAGVLLRQVRLVERALVEGLADDPDLTADLLPRTTAPDDEPTRPVVLEHEYPDGALSGPMSPSAASALDDDGGETVLVDRETGEVVARAEPTMRWSSDTWSRTPAAAAAPPPQEPPTRTRDDRARRRGRLLLVATLLAALVAAGAGYWLGFGRYEAVPQLVGQAEAQAAEEAKDAGFELDVTRRAFSETAPLGTVISTDPAVGDRLLPGQKITAVVSKGKERYAVPDLSGRTLDDARAALERRNLQAGDVTERYDETVPQGQVVAVSGVKVGQQVRRGTVVDLVVSRGREPIQVPDQTGRTRQEARAALEEASFAVTVRESFSDDVPKDRVISQTPRDGTLFRGDTVTIEVSKGPESVDVPDVLGRPRDEAVKALEEAGFEVDVRNRIPGSDRVVFQDPGSGKAKVGSTVVIYV from the coding sequence GTGACGGTCACGCGTGATGATGCGCTCGTCGGACGTGTCCTCGACGGCCGGTACCGGGTGGCGGAGCGGATCGCGCGGGGCGGCATGGCCAGCGTCTTCCTCGGGCACGACGAACGGCTCGACCGTCCGGTCGCCGTCAAGGTCATGCACGCCGGGCTCGGCGACGACGAGGAGTTCTCGCAGCGCTTCGAGCGCGAGGCGCGCGCCGCCGCCAAGCTCAACCACCGCGGCGTCGTGGCCGTCTTCGACCAGGGCCGCGACGGCGACATCACCTACCTCGTCATGGAGTACGTACCGGGGCGCACCCTGCGCGACGTCATGCGCGAGGAGGCGCCCATGCGTCCGCTGCGGGCGCTGCGTCTCCTGGCCGACGTCCTCACGGCGCTGTCCGCGGCGCACCGCGCGCACCTGGTCCACCGTGACGTGAAGCCCGAGAACGTGCTCATCACCCCCGACGGCGAGGTCAAGGTCGCCGACTTCGGGCTGGCCCGCGCGGTCAGCGCCGCCACCACCGCCACGGGCGGCACGCTCATCGGCACCGTCTCCTACCTCGCGCCCGAGATCGTCGTGAACGAGGGCGCCGACGCCCGCTCCGACGTGTACGCGTGCGGGGCGCTGCTCTACGAGATGCTCACGGGCGTCAAGCCGCACACGGGCGAGTCACCCATCCAGGTGGCCTACAAGCACGTCCACGAGGACGTCGCGCCGCCGTCGCTGCTGCGTCCTGAGCTGCCGCCCTACGTCGACGCGCTCGTCGCCAGGGCCACGGTCCGCGACCGCACGCAGCGCTCGCAGGACGCCGGCGTGCTGCTGCGGCAGGTCCGGCTGGTCGAGCGGGCCCTCGTGGAGGGGCTGGCCGACGACCCCGACCTCACCGCCGACCTCCTGCCGCGCACGACGGCCCCCGACGACGAGCCGACCCGCCCGGTCGTGCTCGAGCACGAGTACCCCGACGGCGCCCTCTCGGGCCCGATGTCACCGTCCGCGGCCTCGGCCCTGGACGACGACGGCGGCGAGACCGTCCTCGTCGACCGCGAGACCGGCGAGGTCGTCGCCCGCGCGGAGCCGACCATGCGCTGGAGCAGCGACACGTGGTCGCGCACCCCCGCCGCCGCAGCGGCTCCCCCGCCGCAGGAGCCGCCCACCCGCACCCGCGACGACCGTGCACGACGACGCGGCCGGCTGCTGCTGGTGGCCACGCTCCTCGCGGCGCTCGTCGCAGCCGGTGCCGGCTACTGGCTGGGCTTCGGCCGCTACGAGGCGGTCCCGCAGCTGGTCGGCCAGGCCGAGGCGCAGGCGGCCGAGGAGGCCAAGGACGCGGGGTTCGAGCTCGACGTCACCCGTCGCGCGTTCTCCGAGACCGCGCCCCTCGGCACCGTCATCTCCACCGACCCTGCCGTCGGCGACCGGCTGCTGCCGGGCCAGAAGATCACGGCGGTCGTCTCCAAGGGCAAGGAGCGCTACGCCGTGCCCGACCTGTCGGGCCGGACCCTCGACGACGCCCGCGCGGCGCTCGAGAGGCGCAACCTGCAGGCCGGTGACGTCACCGAGCGCTACGACGAGACCGTGCCCCAGGGGCAGGTCGTCGCCGTCTCCGGCGTCAAGGTCGGCCAGCAGGTCCGGCGCGGCACCGTGGTCGACCTCGTCGTGAGCCGGGGCCGCGAGCCGATCCAGGTGCCCGACCAGACCGGCCGCACCCGCCAGGAGGCGCGCGCGGCGCTGGAGGAGGCGTCGTTCGCCGTCACCGTGCGCGAGTCCTTCTCCGACGACGTCCCGAAGGACCGGGTCATCAGCCAGACACCGAGGGACGGCACGCTGTTCCGCGGCGACACCGTCACGATCGAGGTGTCGAAGGGCCCGGAGTCCGTCGACGTGCCCGACGTGCTCGGTCGCCCGCGCGACGAGGCCGTGAAGGCGCTCGAGGAGGCCGGCTTCGAGGTCGACGTGCGCAACCGCATCCCCGGCTCCGACCGCGTCGTCTTCCAGGACCCGGGCTCGGGCAAGGCCAAGGTCGGCTCGACCGTCGTCATCTACGTCTGA
- a CDS encoding class II 3-deoxy-7-phosphoheptulonate synthase, which yields MVSIPSLDDLHAMGAAQQPTYADPAARERALEQLRRMPPLVFAGECDDLRDRMAAVARGEAFLLQGGDCAETFEGVTAENVRNKLRVLLSMAVVLTYAASVPVVKVGRLAGQYAKPRSRDTETRDGVTLPAYRGDAVNGFDFTPESRVHDPQRLVDVYHASSATLNLARAFTTGGYADLRQMHEWNKDFVKNSPVGVSYEQVGGEIDRALAFMDAIGVEPDAFRSVDFYSSHEALILEYEHALTRVDSRTQRSYDVSSHFVWIGERTRQLDGAHVELLSHIANPIGVKLGPTTSADDAIALYEKLNPERESGRITFITRFGADKIRDLLPPLVEKVTAAGLEVAWVCDPMHGNTFEASTGYKTREFDDVIDETRGFFEVHRALGTWPGGIHVELTGDDVTECVGGGRRVSAEDLATRYETLCDPRLNREQSLELAFLVADMLHQR from the coding sequence CTGGTGAGCATTCCGAGCCTCGACGACCTCCACGCGATGGGGGCTGCCCAGCAGCCCACCTACGCCGACCCCGCTGCCCGCGAGCGCGCGCTCGAGCAGCTGCGCCGGATGCCGCCCCTGGTCTTTGCCGGCGAGTGCGACGACCTCCGCGACCGCATGGCCGCCGTGGCCCGCGGCGAGGCGTTCCTGCTGCAGGGCGGCGACTGCGCCGAGACCTTCGAGGGCGTCACCGCCGAGAACGTGCGCAACAAGCTGCGGGTGCTGCTGTCGATGGCCGTCGTCCTGACGTACGCCGCCAGCGTGCCCGTGGTCAAGGTCGGCCGGCTCGCGGGGCAGTACGCCAAGCCGCGATCCCGCGACACCGAGACCCGCGACGGCGTGACGCTGCCGGCCTACCGCGGCGACGCCGTCAATGGCTTCGACTTCACGCCCGAGTCGCGCGTGCACGACCCGCAGCGTCTCGTCGACGTGTACCACGCGTCCAGCGCCACGCTGAACCTCGCGCGCGCCTTCACCACGGGCGGCTATGCCGACCTGCGCCAGATGCACGAGTGGAACAAGGACTTCGTCAAGAACAGCCCGGTCGGCGTCAGCTACGAGCAGGTGGGCGGCGAGATCGACCGCGCCCTCGCGTTCATGGACGCCATCGGCGTCGAGCCCGACGCGTTCCGCTCCGTCGACTTCTACTCCTCCCACGAGGCGCTCATCCTCGAGTACGAGCACGCCCTCACCCGGGTCGACTCCCGCACCCAGCGCTCGTACGACGTCTCCAGCCACTTCGTCTGGATCGGCGAGCGCACGCGCCAGCTCGACGGCGCCCACGTGGAGCTGCTGAGCCACATCGCCAACCCGATCGGCGTCAAGCTCGGCCCGACCACGTCGGCCGACGACGCGATCGCGCTGTACGAGAAGCTCAACCCCGAGCGCGAGTCGGGCCGGATCACGTTCATCACCCGCTTCGGCGCCGACAAGATCCGCGACCTCCTGCCGCCCCTCGTGGAGAAGGTGACGGCCGCCGGCCTCGAGGTCGCGTGGGTGTGCGACCCCATGCACGGCAACACCTTCGAGGCCTCCACGGGCTACAAGACCCGCGAGTTCGACGACGTCATCGACGAGACCCGCGGCTTCTTCGAGGTGCACCGCGCGCTCGGCACGTGGCCCGGCGGCATCCACGTGGAGCTGACCGGCGACGACGTCACCGAGTGCGTCGGCGGCGGTCGACGCGTCTCCGCCGAGGACCTCGCCACGCGCTACGAGACGCTGTGCGACCCGCGGCTCAACCGCGAGCAGTCGCTCGAGCTGGCCTTCCTCGTGGCCGACATGCTGCACCAGCGCTGA
- a CDS encoding DUF427 domain-containing protein: MSAYEGHDHDQHGTRRPDVEDVWSYPRPPAVVPSSETVVVELGGLEVVRTTSALRVLETSHPPTYYLPIADVRDGVLRPVARRTWCEYKGEAAYFDLVAGDRVVPAGAWTYPTPTRGYEVLLDHVALYPAQMDRCTVDGEVVQAQDGDFYGGWITSRVGGPFKGAPGTLHW; the protein is encoded by the coding sequence ATGAGCGCGTACGAGGGTCACGACCACGACCAGCACGGGACCCGGCGGCCCGACGTGGAGGACGTCTGGTCCTACCCGCGCCCGCCCGCCGTGGTCCCCAGCTCCGAGACGGTCGTCGTCGAGCTCGGCGGCCTCGAGGTCGTGCGGACCACGTCGGCCTTGCGCGTCCTGGAGACGAGCCACCCGCCGACCTACTACCTGCCGATCGCCGACGTCCGTGACGGCGTGCTGCGGCCCGTCGCCCGTCGGACGTGGTGCGAGTACAAGGGGGAGGCGGCCTACTTCGACCTCGTGGCGGGCGACCGCGTGGTGCCCGCGGGCGCGTGGACCTATCCCACGCCGACCCGGGGCTACGAGGTGCTCCTGGACCACGTGGCGCTGTACCCTGCGCAGATGGACCGCTGCACCGTCGACGGCGAGGTCGTGCAGGCCCAGGACGGCGACTTCTACGGCGGCTGGATCACCTCGCGCGTCGGCGGACCGTTCAAGGGTGCGCCCGGCACGCTGCACTGGTGA
- a CDS encoding lysophospholipid acyltransferase family protein: MFYWFLKFLALGPLLKLIFRPWAEGTENVPKEGAVILASNHLSYSDWLFMPLVIPRRVTFVAKAEYFETPGIKGWFQKKFFSGAGQVPIDRSSGSAAAGAIATQLRLLSEGEVCGIYPEGTRSHDGKLYRGRTGVARIALESGVPVIPLAVINTDVVAPPGKVFGRMARPGVRFGEPLDFSRYEGLEGDRFILRAVTDEIMYEIMRLSGQEYVDLYAQDAKKRDREAEREAARTAERAESDEVWDQIKPE, from the coding sequence TTGTTCTACTGGTTCCTGAAGTTCCTGGCCCTGGGTCCGCTGCTGAAGCTGATCTTCAGGCCGTGGGCCGAGGGCACCGAGAACGTGCCCAAGGAGGGCGCGGTCATCCTCGCGAGCAACCACCTGTCCTACAGCGACTGGTTGTTCATGCCGCTGGTGATCCCGCGGCGCGTGACGTTCGTGGCGAAGGCCGAGTACTTCGAGACCCCCGGCATCAAGGGCTGGTTCCAGAAGAAGTTCTTCTCCGGCGCCGGCCAGGTGCCGATCGACCGGTCGAGCGGGTCCGCCGCCGCCGGCGCGATCGCCACGCAGCTGCGCCTGCTGTCGGAGGGCGAGGTCTGCGGGATCTACCCCGAGGGCACCCGCTCCCACGACGGCAAGCTCTACCGCGGACGCACGGGCGTGGCGCGCATCGCGCTCGAGTCCGGCGTGCCGGTGATCCCGCTCGCGGTCATCAACACCGACGTCGTGGCTCCTCCCGGCAAGGTCTTCGGGCGGATGGCCCGGCCCGGTGTCCGCTTCGGCGAGCCGCTCGACTTCAGCCGCTACGAGGGGCTGGAGGGCGACCGGTTCATCCTGCGGGCCGTCACCGACGAGATCATGTACGAGATCATGCGGCTCTCCGGCCAGGAGTACGTCGACCTGTACGCGCAGGACGCCAAGAAGCGCGACCGCGAGGCCGAGCGCGAGGCGGCGCGGACGGCCGAGCGCGCGGAGTCCGACGAGGTCTGGGACCAGATCAAGCCCGAGTGA
- a CDS encoding alpha/beta hydrolase has protein sequence MSPSPTVVPGAEPFAHDAGRVGVLLSHGFTGSPASMVDWGRDLAERGYTVRVPRLPGHGTTWQEMNRTTWRDWYGALDHELDVLRERCDAVVVAGLSMGGCLALRLAEQRPADVAGVVLVNPAVASRDPRLKAVPVLKHMLPSMAAIGGDIKKPGVSEGAYDRTPLRALHSMMQLWDDVRDGLDRVQSPVLFFRSVEDHVVDDSTLALVREGVRPDLLTVVELTDSYHVATVDHDAPLIRERSAAFVAEITGGITDGVDRG, from the coding sequence ATGAGCCCGTCCCCCACCGTCGTGCCCGGAGCCGAGCCCTTCGCCCACGACGCCGGCCGCGTCGGTGTCCTGCTCAGCCACGGCTTCACCGGGTCCCCCGCGTCGATGGTCGACTGGGGCCGCGACCTCGCCGAGCGCGGGTACACCGTCCGGGTGCCGCGGTTGCCCGGGCACGGCACCACGTGGCAGGAGATGAACCGCACCACCTGGCGCGACTGGTACGGCGCCCTCGACCACGAGCTCGACGTCCTGCGGGAGCGGTGCGACGCCGTCGTCGTGGCCGGGCTGTCGATGGGCGGCTGCCTCGCGCTGCGCCTGGCCGAGCAGCGGCCCGCCGACGTCGCGGGCGTGGTGCTCGTGAACCCGGCGGTCGCGTCGCGCGACCCGCGGCTCAAGGCGGTGCCCGTGCTCAAGCACATGCTGCCGTCCATGGCCGCGATCGGCGGCGACATCAAGAAGCCCGGGGTCAGCGAGGGCGCCTACGACCGCACACCGCTGCGCGCGCTGCACTCGATGATGCAGCTGTGGGACGACGTCCGCGACGGCCTCGACCGCGTGCAGTCCCCCGTGCTGTTCTTCCGCTCCGTCGAGGACCACGTCGTCGACGACAGCACCCTGGCGCTCGTGCGCGAGGGCGTGCGACCCGACCTCCTGACCGTGGTCGAGCTGACCGACAGCTACCACGTCGCGACCGTCGACCACGACGCCCCGCTGATCCGGGAGCGGTCCGCCGCGTTCGTCGCGGAGATCACGGGTGGGATCACGGACGGGGTCGACCGTGGCTGA
- a CDS encoding ROK family glucokinase has translation MADRLAVGIDIGGTKIAAGVVDEDGRVIARTRRETPTTEPEAVLDAIVEITAEFRAELPVKAVGIGAAGFVDASQSTVLFAPHLAWRHEPLRDRVARRTMLPVMVDNDANTSGWAEWRFGAAQNEPDLVLITLGTGIGGALVIDGLPYRGHFGIAGEFGHMQVVPGGNACECGNLGCWEQYASGRVLGRRAAAAVAEGSPIGRRLAEAAGGPERVEGAHVTPLAESGDEEAIAWIAEVGDWLGVGMANLAAALDPGLFVVGGGVSDAREMLLGPAREAYSRTLTGRGYRSEARIVRAHLGPEAGLIGAADMARLTARRRRPANPAARVRVRAAARSGRSPKRRR, from the coding sequence GTGGCGGACAGGCTCGCCGTCGGCATCGACATCGGCGGTACCAAGATCGCGGCCGGCGTGGTCGACGAGGACGGCCGGGTCATCGCCCGCACGCGGCGCGAGACGCCGACGACGGAGCCCGAGGCCGTGCTCGACGCGATCGTCGAAATCACCGCCGAGTTCCGCGCCGAGCTGCCGGTCAAGGCCGTCGGCATCGGCGCCGCCGGCTTCGTCGACGCGTCGCAGTCGACCGTGCTCTTCGCGCCCCACCTCGCGTGGCGGCACGAGCCGCTGCGCGACCGGGTGGCGCGTCGCACGATGCTGCCCGTCATGGTCGACAACGACGCCAACACCAGCGGGTGGGCGGAGTGGCGCTTCGGCGCGGCGCAGAACGAGCCCGACCTGGTCCTCATCACGCTGGGCACCGGCATCGGCGGGGCGCTCGTCATCGACGGCCTGCCCTACCGCGGACACTTCGGCATCGCCGGCGAGTTCGGCCACATGCAGGTCGTGCCGGGCGGCAACGCCTGCGAGTGCGGCAACCTGGGCTGCTGGGAGCAGTACGCGAGCGGCCGCGTGCTCGGGCGACGCGCTGCGGCCGCCGTGGCGGAGGGCTCGCCCATCGGCCGACGTCTGGCCGAGGCGGCCGGCGGACCCGAGCGGGTCGAGGGTGCGCACGTGACGCCCCTGGCGGAGTCCGGCGACGAGGAGGCGATCGCCTGGATCGCCGAGGTCGGCGACTGGCTCGGCGTCGGGATGGCGAACCTCGCCGCCGCGCTCGACCCCGGCCTCTTCGTGGTCGGCGGCGGCGTGAGCGACGCCCGCGAGATGCTCCTCGGCCCCGCGCGGGAGGCCTACTCGCGGACCCTGACGGGGCGCGGCTACCGCTCGGAGGCGCGGATCGTCCGCGCGCACCTCGGGCCCGAGGCGGGTCTCATCGGCGCGGCCGACATGGCCCGTCTCACAGCGCGGCGCCGTCGTCCGGCCAATCCTGCTGCCCGGGTCCGTGTTCGGGCAGCTGCGCGATCAGGTAGATCGCCGAAGCGACGAAGGTGA
- a CDS encoding ROK family glucokinase, with translation MTGQRSTDRPPTLGVGVDIGGTKVAAGLVDADGTILDSVSEPTPAGGKIAALVADLVDRLRDRATAPVAGIGVGAAGFVSADRSTVTFAPNIDWRDEPLGADIARLLDLPVVVENDANAAAWGEYRFGAGADSDDLLLVTIGTGVGGGVIQDGDLVRGGFGAAAEVGHLRLVRDGRLCGCGQHGCFEQYASGSALVHDARERAASDDPTAAALLARAGGVDAITGPMVTDLAQQGDPLCVDLLHDLGTWIGEGCASLAAVLDPTVIVIGGGVGAAGDLVLGPVRAAFEEHLPARFHRRVAEVRLATLGNEAGIVGAADLGRAASDRTTSTSAPADRTGD, from the coding sequence ATGACGGGTCAGCGCAGCACGGACCGCCCGCCGACCCTCGGCGTGGGCGTCGACATCGGTGGCACCAAGGTCGCCGCCGGGCTCGTCGACGCCGACGGCACGATCCTCGACAGCGTCTCCGAGCCCACCCCGGCCGGCGGCAAGATCGCGGCGCTCGTGGCCGACCTCGTCGACCGCCTGCGCGACCGTGCCACGGCGCCGGTCGCCGGCATCGGCGTGGGTGCGGCGGGCTTCGTCTCCGCCGACCGCTCGACGGTCACGTTCGCGCCGAACATCGACTGGCGCGACGAGCCCCTCGGTGCGGACATCGCGCGGCTGCTCGACCTGCCGGTCGTCGTCGAGAACGACGCGAACGCCGCGGCGTGGGGCGAGTACCGCTTCGGTGCCGGCGCCGACTCCGACGACCTGCTGCTCGTGACGATCGGCACCGGCGTCGGTGGCGGCGTGATCCAGGACGGTGACCTCGTGCGGGGCGGCTTCGGCGCCGCCGCCGAGGTCGGCCACCTGCGGCTGGTGCGCGACGGCCGGCTGTGCGGGTGCGGCCAGCACGGCTGCTTCGAGCAGTACGCGAGCGGCAGCGCCCTCGTTCACGACGCGCGGGAGCGCGCGGCGTCCGACGACCCGACGGCGGCGGCCCTGCTCGCCCGCGCGGGCGGCGTCGACGCGATCACGGGCCCGATGGTCACCGACCTCGCCCAGCAGGGCGACCCCCTGTGCGTCGACCTGCTGCACGACCTCGGCACCTGGATCGGCGAGGGCTGCGCCTCGCTCGCCGCCGTCCTCGACCCCACCGTCATCGTCATCGGCGGGGGCGTGGGCGCGGCCGGCGACCTCGTGCTGGGACCGGTCAGGGCAGCGTTCGAGGAGCACCTGCCCGCCCGCTTCCACCGGCGTGTGGCCGAGGTCCGGCTCGCGACGCTCGGCAACGAGGCCGGCATCGTCGGCGCGGCCGACCTCGGGCGTGCCGCGTCCGACCGCACCACCAGCACGTCGGCCCCCGCCGACCGGACAGGAGACTGA
- a CDS encoding SRPBCC family protein — protein MARTTSDIVIDAAPSAVMAVIADFDAYPAWATGVRQADVLATGADGRADHVRFTLDAAPIRDTYELLYTWDGDRSVSWRLAEKATVLTALDGTYALAVVDGGTRVTYQLAVDVAVPLLGTLKRKAEKVIIDAALSGLKQRVESLA, from the coding sequence ATGGCGCGCACGACCAGCGACATCGTCATCGATGCCGCGCCCTCCGCCGTCATGGCGGTCATCGCCGACTTCGACGCCTACCCGGCGTGGGCCACGGGCGTGCGCCAGGCCGACGTGCTGGCCACCGGTGCCGACGGACGCGCCGACCACGTGCGCTTCACGCTCGACGCCGCACCGATCCGCGACACCTACGAGCTGCTCTACACGTGGGACGGCGACCGGTCGGTGTCGTGGCGTCTCGCCGAGAAGGCCACGGTCCTGACCGCGCTCGACGGCACCTACGCGCTCGCGGTGGTCGACGGCGGGACGCGGGTCACCTACCAGCTGGCCGTCGACGTGGCCGTGCCGTTGCTCGGCACGCTCAAGCGCAAGGCGGAGAAGGTCATCATCGACGCGGCGCTGAGCGGGTTGAAGCAGCGGGTCGAGAGCCTTGCCTGA
- a CDS encoding AMP-dependent synthetase/ligase has protein sequence MTAADDATRVPAASPASTDQGNLTDDVLDRLARDPDAVALARRGPDGWSDVSIGAFHADVVAVAKGLLAAGVRPGDRVALLSRTRYEWTLVDYAIWWAGAVTVPIYETSSAEQISWILSDSGAVAAVVESPHHRERVDSVRDATAALQHVWCLDDGGLDTVRAQASQVDDAQLEQARSTLTPDSLATLIYTSGTTGRPKGCRLTHGNFRAELGGALERLPELFGREGASTLLFLPLAHVFARIIQVGAIRSGARLGHTADVKDLVADLGEYQPTFVLAVPRVFEKVFNSASTKAYADGKGRIFDRAVATAIAYSKAQDATTRRGAPKRVGPVLAARHALFDRLVYGKLRAALGGHAEWAISGGAPLGDRLAHFYRGIGVTVLEGYGLTETTAALCVNTPTAQRVGTVGRPFPDTEVRIADDGELLFRGPQVFHGYWENDEATAAALDADGWFATGDLGDVDDDGYVRVTGRKKEIIVTAGGKNVAPAVLEDRVRAHPVVSQCLVVGDGKPFIAALVTIDREAWDGPLDSPELEAAVQSAVDDANSLVSQAESIRKFVILEEDWTEENGYLTPSFKVKRTAVLRDLHDTVEALFSR, from the coding sequence GTGACTGCTGCGGACGATGCCACCCGAGTCCCCGCCGCCTCGCCGGCGTCGACCGACCAGGGCAACCTGACCGACGACGTCCTCGACCGGCTCGCACGCGACCCCGACGCGGTCGCCCTGGCGCGCCGCGGGCCCGACGGATGGTCCGACGTGAGCATCGGTGCGTTCCACGCCGACGTCGTCGCGGTCGCCAAGGGCCTGCTCGCCGCCGGCGTGCGCCCGGGCGACCGCGTGGCGCTGCTGTCGCGCACCCGCTACGAGTGGACGCTGGTCGACTACGCGATCTGGTGGGCCGGTGCCGTCACGGTGCCGATCTACGAGACGTCCTCGGCCGAGCAGATCTCGTGGATCCTCTCCGACTCCGGCGCCGTCGCCGCCGTGGTCGAGAGCCCGCACCACCGCGAGCGCGTCGACTCCGTGCGCGACGCGACGGCCGCCCTCCAGCACGTCTGGTGCCTGGACGACGGTGGCCTCGACACCGTCCGCGCGCAGGCGTCGCAGGTCGACGACGCGCAGCTCGAGCAGGCGCGCTCGACGCTCACGCCCGACTCGCTCGCCACCCTCATCTACACGTCTGGCACGACCGGGCGGCCGAAGGGCTGCCGGCTCACGCACGGCAACTTCCGCGCCGAGCTGGGCGGCGCCCTCGAGCGGCTGCCGGAGCTGTTCGGCCGCGAGGGTGCCTCCACCCTGCTGTTCCTCCCGCTGGCGCACGTCTTCGCGCGGATCATCCAGGTCGGCGCCATCCGCTCCGGCGCGCGGCTCGGGCACACCGCCGACGTCAAGGACCTCGTGGCCGACCTCGGCGAGTACCAGCCCACCTTCGTGCTCGCCGTGCCGCGCGTCTTCGAGAAGGTCTTCAACTCCGCCAGCACGAAGGCCTACGCCGACGGCAAGGGCCGCATCTTCGACCGCGCGGTGGCGACGGCCATCGCCTACAGCAAGGCGCAGGACGCGACGACACGTCGCGGCGCACCGAAGCGCGTCGGGCCGGTGCTCGCCGCGCGGCACGCCCTCTTCGACCGGCTCGTCTACGGCAAGCTCCGGGCGGCGCTCGGCGGCCACGCCGAGTGGGCCATCTCCGGCGGCGCGCCCCTCGGCGACCGGCTCGCGCACTTCTACCGCGGCATCGGGGTCACCGTCCTGGAGGGCTACGGCCTCACCGAGACCACCGCGGCCCTGTGCGTCAACACGCCGACCGCCCAGCGCGTCGGGACCGTCGGCCGCCCGTTCCCCGACACCGAGGTGCGGATCGCCGACGACGGCGAGCTGCTGTTCCGCGGCCCGCAGGTCTTCCACGGCTACTGGGAGAACGACGAGGCCACCGCCGCCGCTCTCGACGCCGACGGCTGGTTCGCCACCGGCGACCTCGGCGACGTCGACGACGACGGCTACGTGCGCGTCACCGGCCGCAAGAAGGAGATCATCGTCACCGCCGGCGGGAAGAACGTCGCCCCGGCGGTGCTGGAGGACCGGGTCCGGGCGCACCCCGTCGTGAGCCAGTGCCTCGTCGTGGGCGACGGCAAGCCGTTCATCGCCGCGCTCGTCACCATCGACCGCGAGGCATGGGACGGCCCCCTGGACTCCCCCGAGCTCGAGGCCGCCGTCCAGTCGGCGGTCGACGACGCGAACTCGCTGGTCTCCCAGGCTGAGTCGATCCGCAAGTTCGTGATCCTCGAGGAGGACTGGACCGAGGAGAACGGCTACCTCACGCCGTCGTTCAAGGTGAAGCGCACCGCGGTGCTGCGCGACCTTCACGACACCGTCGAGGCGCTCTTCTCCAGGTAG
- a CDS encoding NlpC/P60 family protein has translation MPRTTRTHRTAAAVAVLTVGATLGVVGPAQADRVTPADVEKAFHEAEVANEQANQLEEDVKEARAEIADLDADIADQLAVYERQRKALGASVVQQQLDNPLGPTASLFGSKDPQQFLEGLGAVQALNSTRADAVEAFAATAQELKNRRTLLKERKAELDRDRDRADAKRDEIESRYQEAKTALSRLSAPQQKTLTKSDTTVDFTVEASGRGAAAIQFAMAQLGKPYIYGGVGPDGYDCSGLVMKSFEAAGASLPRVVGPQYQASQPVPISQVQPGDIVFFPDMSHDGIYLGDGKVIHAPRPGKTVEITTLSIGFTMAGRVG, from the coding sequence ATGCCCCGGACGACCCGCACCCATCGCACCGCCGCCGCGGTCGCCGTCCTGACGGTCGGAGCGACGCTCGGCGTCGTCGGCCCCGCGCAGGCCGACCGCGTCACCCCCGCCGACGTCGAGAAGGCGTTCCACGAGGCCGAGGTCGCGAACGAGCAGGCCAACCAGCTCGAGGAGGACGTCAAGGAGGCGCGCGCCGAGATCGCCGACCTCGACGCCGACATCGCCGACCAGCTCGCCGTGTACGAGCGTCAGCGCAAGGCGCTCGGCGCGTCCGTCGTGCAGCAGCAGCTCGACAACCCGCTCGGCCCGACCGCGAGCCTCTTCGGCAGCAAGGACCCGCAGCAGTTCCTCGAGGGCCTCGGCGCCGTCCAGGCCCTCAACAGCACCCGCGCCGACGCCGTCGAGGCGTTCGCCGCCACCGCGCAGGAGCTCAAGAACCGGCGCACGCTGCTCAAGGAGCGCAAGGCCGAGCTCGACCGCGACCGCGACCGTGCCGACGCGAAGCGCGACGAGATCGAGAGCCGCTACCAGGAGGCGAAGACGGCCCTGTCGCGGCTGTCCGCCCCGCAGCAGAAGACGCTCACGAAGAGCGACACCACCGTCGACTTCACGGTCGAGGCCAGCGGACGCGGCGCCGCCGCCATCCAGTTCGCGATGGCCCAGCTCGGCAAGCCGTACATCTACGGTGGCGTCGGCCCCGACGGCTACGACTGCTCGGGCCTGGTCATGAAGTCCTTCGAGGCCGCCGGCGCGTCGCTGCCGCGCGTCGTCGGGCCGCAGTACCAGGCCTCGCAGCCCGTGCCGATCAGCCAGGTCCAGCCCGGCGACATCGTGTTCTTCCCCGACATGTCGCACGACGGCATCTACCTCGGCGACGGCAAGGTCATCCACGCACCGCGTCCGGGCAAGACGGTCGAGATCACCACGCTCTCCATCGGCTTCACCATGGCCGGCCGCGTCGGCTGA